One Kineococcus radiotolerans SRS30216 = ATCC BAA-149 DNA window includes the following coding sequences:
- a CDS encoding glycosyltransferase family 2 protein encodes MSAQSVEESTHPVVPVLPRVSVVICTYNRSALVREVVESALADPTTHEVVVADDGSSDDTVEVLQGLAESESRLVVVPLGSNQGRNVARQRGVETATGEIVLLLDDDVVPGPDIARKHAEHHVRERDAVVVGFMPVRTTEATNITSRIYAQEYLGRIAKYEQDSANVLENLWGGHCSLPRAAALATSVNATGFENYYHQDRDFGLRCRANGMHGVFDRHLVSEHRHTRSLDAFLKDANRRGKGLSLLRDRHGEIAMDPAPPIALLGRPQVLPLARTATAPLRRLGGRPLVLSVKLLRRLATWQGAEEYRRSIAG; translated from the coding sequence GTGAGTGCACAGTCCGTCGAGGAGTCGACACACCCTGTGGTCCCCGTCTTGCCGCGCGTCAGCGTGGTGATCTGCACCTACAACAGGTCCGCCCTCGTGCGCGAAGTCGTCGAATCCGCCCTGGCCGACCCGACCACCCACGAGGTCGTCGTCGCCGACGACGGGTCGAGCGACGACACCGTCGAGGTGCTGCAAGGGCTCGCGGAGTCCGAGTCCCGGTTGGTCGTCGTCCCGTTGGGGAGCAACCAGGGGCGCAACGTGGCGCGGCAACGCGGGGTCGAGACCGCGACGGGGGAGATCGTCCTCCTGCTGGACGACGACGTCGTCCCGGGTCCGGACATCGCCCGCAAGCACGCCGAGCACCACGTGCGTGAGCGGGATGCCGTCGTCGTGGGTTTCATGCCGGTCCGCACCACCGAGGCGACGAACATCACCAGCCGGATATACGCCCAGGAGTACCTGGGCCGCATCGCGAAGTACGAGCAGGATTCGGCGAACGTGCTGGAGAACCTCTGGGGCGGGCACTGCTCGCTGCCGCGCGCGGCTGCGCTCGCGACGAGCGTGAACGCGACGGGTTTCGAGAACTACTACCACCAGGATCGCGACTTCGGGCTGCGTTGCCGGGCCAACGGTATGCACGGGGTGTTCGACAGGCATCTGGTCAGCGAGCACCGGCACACCCGCAGCCTGGACGCTTTCCTCAAGGACGCGAACCGGCGCGGCAAGGGCCTGTCCCTGCTGCGCGACCGGCACGGGGAGATCGCCATGGATCCCGCTCCACCCATCGCCCTCCTCGGCCGACCGCAGGTGCTCCCGCTGGCCAGGACCGCGACTGCTCCGCTCCGTCGATTGGGCGGGCGACCGCTGGTCCTCTCGGTCAAGCTGCTGCGCCGTCTGGCGACCTGGCAGGGGGCCGAGGAGTACCGCCGTTCCATCGCCGGCTGA
- a CDS encoding glycosyltransferase, which translates to MSTSPGIEPPFVSVVIPVFDDPERLTLCLQALQVQTYPEDRFEVVVVDNASSAGRLPCVPDDPRFQLLHEPRRGSYAARNRALELARGEILVFTDSDCLPASDWVEQLVAGLTAEPRADLVGGRVEVAFESGSPQTAAEWYEHLHAFPQEYYLRTANFAVTANMATWRSCVSAVGPFNAGLQSRGDAEFGQRVAARGGVLRYVPDAVVGHPARATRTELLTKLRRTSAGTRDNDLAAGAGRAHFVGLAARQWYLFARSVGASVIPGRGPDGWWATARYLGLYAEMRMIQTGVYLRAAARR; encoded by the coding sequence ATGAGCACCAGCCCTGGGATCGAACCCCCCTTCGTCTCGGTCGTGATCCCCGTCTTCGACGATCCCGAGCGCCTGACCCTGTGTCTGCAGGCGCTGCAGGTGCAGACGTACCCCGAGGACCGGTTCGAGGTCGTGGTCGTGGACAACGCCTCGTCGGCGGGAAGACTCCCCTGCGTTCCCGACGACCCGCGGTTCCAACTCCTGCACGAGCCCCGCCGGGGGTCGTACGCGGCTCGCAACCGAGCCCTCGAGCTGGCTCGCGGTGAGATCCTGGTCTTCACCGATTCCGATTGCCTGCCCGCCTCCGACTGGGTCGAGCAGCTCGTCGCGGGTTTGACCGCCGAACCTCGCGCGGACCTCGTCGGAGGCCGGGTGGAGGTCGCCTTCGAGTCGGGCTCACCGCAGACGGCGGCGGAGTGGTACGAGCACCTGCATGCGTTCCCCCAGGAGTACTACCTGCGGACGGCCAACTTCGCGGTGACCGCGAACATGGCCACCTGGCGTTCGTGCGTCTCCGCGGTCGGCCCGTTCAACGCCGGGCTCCAGTCCCGGGGCGATGCGGAGTTCGGGCAGCGGGTCGCCGCCCGGGGCGGTGTCCTCCGGTACGTCCCGGACGCCGTCGTGGGCCACCCCGCGCGGGCCACTCGCACAGAGCTCCTGACCAAGCTGCGCCGGACGTCGGCCGGCACGCGGGACAACGACCTGGCCGCCGGCGCGGGTCGCGCACACTTCGTGGGCCTGGCGGCCCGCCAGTGGTACCTGTTCGCCCGCAGCGTGGGCGCGTCCGTGATCCCGGGTCGCGGTCCCGACGGCTGGTGGGCCACGGCGCGGTACCTGGGGCTGTACGCGGAGATGAGGATGATCCAGACGGGTGTCTACCTGCGTGCGGCTGCGCGACGATGA
- a CDS encoding acyltransferase family protein, whose protein sequence is MDGLTVLRGIAIALVLLRHAAPDVFGGAGVVGVTVFFALSGWLITGVLLADLDRCGRVYYRRFYFHRILRLYPALLLLVVGLVLVGTLADPLDEGPAWRWAVAVALTYTADLPLGLPVSTASTHLWTLAVEEQFYLLWPFLLVLASRRALRRGVLVAVLLCWAAAVATVVAAGDVVVRAYFLPTSWFVALAVGGLARTLDPARLSSALRHRTVLGATVVVLAGTCLVPDLNANRLTYLLGGPVIAVCTVVLVVAALPHQRVRSLPARALVGLGTVSYATYLWNWPLVTWAGALLPDQPTVLVGAGAAVASVGVATVSWYALERPVGRARARWGRGSTSAPAACTPDLGSISAPSPSRRRRR, encoded by the coding sequence GTGGACGGCCTGACGGTGCTGCGCGGAATCGCCATCGCCCTCGTCCTGCTCCGGCACGCCGCCCCGGACGTGTTCGGCGGCGCGGGCGTCGTCGGGGTCACGGTCTTCTTCGCCCTCTCCGGCTGGCTCATCACGGGCGTGCTACTGGCCGATCTGGACCGCTGCGGTCGGGTCTACTACCGCCGCTTCTACTTCCACCGGATCCTCCGCCTGTACCCTGCGCTGCTGCTCCTCGTCGTCGGCCTCGTCCTCGTGGGAACCCTCGCGGACCCGTTGGACGAGGGACCCGCGTGGCGCTGGGCCGTAGCCGTCGCCCTCACGTACACCGCGGACCTGCCGCTCGGACTCCCGGTGAGCACTGCCTCCACCCACCTGTGGACCCTCGCCGTGGAGGAGCAGTTCTACCTGCTGTGGCCGTTCCTGCTGGTGCTCGCCTCCCGCCGCGCCCTGCGCCGGGGTGTCCTGGTCGCGGTGCTGCTGTGCTGGGCGGCGGCGGTGGCGACCGTCGTCGCCGCCGGGGACGTCGTGGTGCGCGCCTACTTCCTGCCGACGTCGTGGTTCGTCGCCCTCGCGGTCGGAGGACTGGCGCGCACGCTGGACCCGGCTCGGCTGAGCTCGGCGCTGCGGCACCGCACCGTGCTCGGGGCGACGGTGGTGGTTCTCGCGGGCACGTGCCTGGTGCCGGACCTCAACGCCAACCGGTTGACCTACCTCCTGGGAGGTCCGGTGATCGCCGTGTGCACCGTGGTCCTCGTCGTAGCAGCTCTGCCCCACCAGCGGGTGCGGAGCCTCCCGGCCCGGGCGTTGGTGGGACTGGGCACGGTCTCCTACGCCACCTACTTGTGGAACTGGCCGCTGGTGACGTGGGCCGGAGCCCTGCTGCCCGATCAGCCGACGGTGTTGGTCGGGGCGGGGGCCGCGGTGGCGTCCGTCGGCGTCGCCACGGTGAGCTGGTACGCCCTCGAGCGGCCGGTGGGTCGGGCCCGTGCCCGCTGGGGTCGGGGGTCCACGTCGGCTCCCGCCGCGTGCACCCCCGACCTCGGCTCGATCAGTGCTCCGTCGCCTTCTCGGCGCCGGCGCCGGTGA
- a CDS encoding glycosyltransferase family 61 protein, whose product MREVPAQAVVELSGATVLGREGWVFVDGRLVDGIWQEVGFPARRMLPRGRLEKPAHLGGTTASLLMPWLPNYYHWTTQAVPRVQMVKDVAGDDVDHWLIPADPPSYVLEWLDRLDVPVERRVEVRGRRQVFAVDRLVVSSVPGANRWVPSWVVDHLRKQFPPPPEHGERVFVDRPETDRRRMLNREDVVAALRGRGFRIVDLASLTVQEEAVLFGSAAVVVGVHGAGLTNLVFCRPGTVVLELAPRGLVFPTFAKLADAAQVTHHLLVGTEPALPRPLRFPDVLADVVVDIPALTRLLDPVLTRLG is encoded by the coding sequence GTGCGCGAGGTTCCCGCGCAGGCGGTCGTGGAGTTGAGCGGCGCGACGGTGCTGGGGCGGGAGGGTTGGGTCTTCGTCGACGGGCGGCTCGTCGACGGGATCTGGCAGGAGGTGGGCTTCCCCGCCCGTCGGATGCTCCCGCGCGGCCGGTTGGAGAAGCCCGCCCACCTCGGAGGGACGACGGCGTCGCTGCTCATGCCCTGGTTGCCGAACTACTACCACTGGACGACGCAGGCGGTCCCCCGGGTGCAGATGGTCAAGGACGTCGCCGGTGACGACGTGGACCACTGGCTGATCCCCGCCGATCCCCCCTCCTACGTCCTGGAGTGGCTCGACCGGCTCGACGTGCCGGTGGAGCGCCGGGTCGAGGTCCGTGGTCGCCGTCAGGTGTTCGCCGTAGACCGGCTCGTCGTGAGCAGCGTTCCCGGCGCGAACCGCTGGGTCCCCTCGTGGGTCGTGGACCACCTGCGCAAGCAGTTCCCTCCGCCCCCGGAGCACGGGGAGCGGGTGTTCGTCGACCGACCCGAGACCGACCGGCGGCGCATGCTCAACCGCGAGGATGTCGTCGCCGCGCTACGTGGACGGGGCTTCCGGATCGTCGACCTCGCCAGTCTGACGGTGCAGGAGGAAGCTGTGCTCTTCGGGTCCGCGGCCGTCGTCGTCGGTGTCCACGGTGCGGGGCTCACCAACCTCGTCTTCTGCCGACCGGGGACGGTCGTGCTGGAGTTGGCTCCCCGCGGGCTCGTCTTCCCGACCTTCGCCAAGCTCGCCGATGCAGCACAGGTCACCCACCACCTCCTGGTCGGGACGGAGCCCGCGCTGCCGAGGCCCCTGCGCTTCCCCGACGTCCTGGCCGACGTGGTCGTCGACATCCCCGCCCTCACCCGGCTCCTCGACCCCGTGCTCACCAGGCTGGGGTGA
- a CDS encoding acyltransferase, with protein MLKSLNQFRRLRKVVVGGRRFYYTRVWGMDIDPTATFSLSARFDRTYPRGIHVGAWSYVALEAIILAHDMTRAKKVHTRIGRDCFVGAGAIVLPGVTIGDGSIVAAGAVVTKDVPPASIVAGSPARVIRTGIEVGHYGQLRRGGTAVAVAEPVTVDREPPVHFVEPFTTVGGNPDGGSAHREDGTPAT; from the coding sequence GTGTTGAAGTCGCTGAACCAGTTCCGTCGGCTGCGCAAGGTGGTCGTGGGTGGTCGGCGGTTCTACTACACCCGCGTGTGGGGCATGGACATCGACCCCACGGCCACGTTCAGCTTGTCCGCCCGCTTCGACCGCACGTACCCGCGAGGCATCCACGTAGGGGCGTGGTCGTACGTGGCTCTTGAGGCGATCATCCTCGCCCACGACATGACCCGTGCGAAGAAGGTTCACACCCGGATTGGCCGTGACTGCTTCGTCGGAGCGGGTGCCATCGTGCTGCCCGGCGTGACGATCGGAGACGGTTCGATCGTTGCTGCGGGCGCCGTCGTGACCAAGGACGTTCCCCCCGCCTCGATCGTGGCGGGATCACCGGCCCGAGTCATCCGCACTGGCATCGAAGTCGGTCACTACGGCCAGTTGCGGCGAGGCGGAACCGCCGTTGCAGTGGCGGAACCCGTGACGGTGGACCGGGAACCGCCTGTTCACTTCGTCGAGCCGTTTACCACGGTAGGAGGAAACCCGGACGGGGGCTCCGCCCATCGGGAAGACGGGACCCCGGCGACGTAG
- a CDS encoding glycosyltransferase family 61 protein — MRSVNAGWDYLVRRGADHHGRRVRKALAHVRRAPVPLVGSLDLAAAGRAARVEVQPGQDVRMERPAALSPADWRAFRHRDVSTLPPQFVLDVPDALVLGRNGWVAVEDGGARRVVSDLWQEVGLETGDMVQPGLLATRPDERLPGTTVSLLLPWMPNYYHWTLQSVPRFDMVAGVLDPASVDQWLVPPQSSPFVREWLDLLGIPQDRRVEVEPSGRVLSLERLVVASVPARNRYVPPHVLDSVRARLDLRRRDDLPRRIFLDRPATDKRRLLNRDRVLTAVRSGGFEVVEAGALSVADQAALFASADVVAGVLGAGLTNLVYCYPGTTVVEILPRNLMFPAYYKLCAAAGLDHRLVTGREPRLIGPLRFPDTEADVLVDVATLEQTLQDVLT, encoded by the coding sequence ATGAGGAGCGTGAACGCCGGCTGGGACTACCTCGTGCGCCGAGGGGCCGATCACCACGGCCGACGGGTGCGCAAGGCGCTGGCTCACGTTCGCCGCGCCCCGGTACCGCTGGTGGGGTCGCTCGACCTGGCTGCCGCCGGCCGTGCCGCCCGGGTCGAGGTCCAGCCCGGCCAGGACGTGCGGATGGAGCGACCGGCCGCCCTCAGCCCCGCCGATTGGCGCGCCTTCCGGCACCGTGACGTCTCCACCCTGCCGCCGCAGTTCGTCCTTGACGTCCCCGACGCCCTCGTCTTGGGACGCAACGGCTGGGTCGCGGTCGAAGACGGGGGTGCGCGACGAGTGGTGTCCGATCTGTGGCAGGAAGTCGGTTTGGAGACCGGAGACATGGTCCAGCCGGGGTTGCTGGCCACGCGCCCGGACGAGCGGCTGCCCGGGACCACGGTGTCGCTGCTGCTCCCGTGGATGCCCAACTACTACCACTGGACGTTGCAGTCGGTGCCGCGCTTCGACATGGTCGCCGGCGTCCTGGATCCCGCGTCGGTGGACCAGTGGCTGGTGCCGCCGCAGAGCTCGCCGTTCGTCCGGGAGTGGCTGGACCTGCTGGGGATTCCCCAGGACCGCCGGGTGGAGGTGGAGCCTTCCGGGCGGGTGCTCTCCCTGGAGCGTCTCGTGGTGGCCTCCGTCCCCGCCCGGAACCGTTACGTCCCGCCCCACGTCCTGGACTCCGTGCGCGCGCGCCTGGACCTGAGGCGGCGGGACGACCTGCCGCGCCGCATCTTCCTTGACCGCCCGGCGACCGACAAGCGACGGTTGTTGAACCGCGACCGGGTCCTCACTGCGGTGCGTTCGGGGGGTTTCGAGGTGGTCGAGGCCGGCGCCCTGTCGGTCGCGGACCAAGCGGCCCTGTTCGCGTCGGCGGACGTGGTGGCCGGGGTGCTTGGAGCGGGACTCACGAACCTTGTCTACTGCTACCCGGGGACGACGGTGGTGGAGATCTTGCCGCGGAACCTGATGTTCCCGGCGTACTACAAGCTCTGCGCAGCGGCCGGCCTGGATCACCGGTTGGTCACGGGCCGGGAACCCCGGCTCATAGGGCCGCTGCGCTTCCCCGACACCGAGGCGGACGTGCTCGTGGACGTCGCTACGCTCGAGCAGACTCTCCAGGACGTCCTCACCTGA
- a CDS encoding dolichyl-phosphate-mannose--protein mannosyltransferase: MGTPARTRPAGPADARERLLGGPSEITGESRWRSWTALLVVTAIGGFLRFFQLGRPHQLVFDETYYVKQAYSLLRHGVELRTDGGIAKPDELFTRGTPDVFGTAGDFVVHPPVGKWMIAFGEWLFGIDSSVGWRFSAALVGTLSILLLGRVARRLFRSTVLGVTAAVLLAFDGVHFVESRTSLLDVFLMWWVLVAFALLLVDRDHARERLARAVAVHGVEGLGPRIGFRGWRLAAGVSLGLACGVKWSGIYVLAVFGLMTVLWDAGARRAIGVRPWFAAAVWRDGVGAFLLLVPVAVLTYVATWAGWFRSDAGYDRHWGAEHPSRGLGDVVPDALRSLWHYHQQAYVFHVGLDSPHPYSANPWSWLVQGRPTSFFYEAKAQGVEGCAVENCSKAITSLGNPVLWWVGVPALAVLLFCWAFRRDWRAGAVLAGYAGAYLPWFQYQHRTIFTFYAVVLVPFVVLAVTYLLGLVLGPDPSAAVLRGGARVEAALWRRRGGAVVAGTVVVLCVACFAFFWPVYTAQVVPYESWSRRMWLPSWI, from the coding sequence GTGGGCACCCCCGCCCGGACCCGGCCGGCGGGGCCGGCCGACGCCCGCGAGCGCCTGCTGGGAGGGCCCTCGGAGATCACCGGGGAGTCCCGGTGGCGGTCCTGGACGGCGCTGCTGGTGGTCACCGCGATCGGCGGCTTCCTGCGCTTCTTCCAGCTCGGGCGGCCCCACCAGCTCGTCTTCGACGAGACCTACTACGTGAAGCAGGCGTACTCGCTGCTGCGGCACGGGGTGGAGCTGCGCACCGACGGCGGGATCGCCAAGCCCGACGAGCTCTTCACCCGCGGCACCCCCGACGTCTTCGGCACCGCGGGCGACTTCGTGGTCCACCCCCCGGTGGGCAAGTGGATGATCGCGTTCGGGGAGTGGCTGTTCGGGATCGACTCCTCCGTCGGGTGGCGCTTCTCCGCGGCGCTGGTCGGGACGCTGTCGATCCTGCTCCTGGGCCGGGTCGCCCGCCGGCTGTTCCGCTCGACGGTGCTGGGCGTCACCGCCGCGGTGCTGCTGGCCTTCGACGGCGTGCACTTCGTGGAGAGCCGCACCAGCCTGCTCGACGTCTTCCTCATGTGGTGGGTGCTGGTCGCGTTCGCGCTGCTGCTGGTCGACCGCGACCACGCCCGGGAGCGGCTGGCCCGGGCGGTGGCCGTGCACGGCGTGGAGGGCCTCGGCCCGCGGATCGGCTTCCGGGGGTGGCGGCTGGCGGCGGGGGTGAGCCTGGGCCTGGCCTGCGGGGTGAAGTGGTCGGGGATCTACGTGCTCGCGGTCTTCGGGCTGATGACCGTGCTGTGGGACGCGGGGGCCCGGCGCGCGATCGGGGTGCGGCCCTGGTTCGCGGCGGCGGTGTGGCGCGACGGGGTGGGCGCCTTCCTGCTCCTGGTCCCCGTCGCCGTCCTCACCTACGTCGCGACCTGGGCCGGCTGGTTCCGCAGCGACGCGGGCTACGACCGGCACTGGGGCGCCGAGCACCCCTCCCGGGGGCTGGGCGACGTCGTCCCGGACGCCCTGCGCAGCCTGTGGCACTACCACCAGCAGGCCTACGTCTTCCACGTCGGGCTGGACAGCCCCCACCCGTACTCGGCCAACCCGTGGTCGTGGCTGGTGCAGGGGCGCCCGACGTCGTTCTTCTACGAGGCGAAGGCGCAGGGGGTGGAGGGCTGCGCGGTGGAGAACTGCTCGAAGGCGATCACCTCGCTGGGCAACCCGGTCCTGTGGTGGGTGGGGGTGCCGGCGCTGGCGGTCCTGCTGTTCTGCTGGGCCTTCCGGCGGGACTGGCGCGCCGGGGCGGTCCTGGCCGGCTACGCCGGCGCGTACCTCCCGTGGTTCCAGTACCAGCACCGGACGATCTTCACCTTCTACGCCGTGGTCCTCGTCCCCTTCGTGGTGCTGGCGGTGACCTACCTGCTGGGCCTGGTCCTGGGTCCGGACCCCAGCGCCGCGGTGCTGCGGGGCGGGGCCCGGGTCGAGGCGGCGCTGTGGCGGCGGCGCGGGGGGGCCGTGGTGGCCGGGACCGTCGTGGTGCTGTGCGTGGCCTGCTTCGCGTTCTTCTGGCCGGTCTACACGGCGCAGGTCGTCCCCTACGAGTCCTGGAGCCGGCGGATGTGGTTGCCGAGCTGGATCTGA
- a CDS encoding solute symporter family protein: MNPGTTVGEPIVNISIFLVFVVVTLVVVLRASRTNRTAADFYAGGRSFTGPQNGVAIAGDYLSAASFLGIAGAIAVYGYDGFLYSIGFLVAWLVALLLVAELLRNTGRFTMADVLSFRLKERPVRTAAAISTLAVSFFYLLAQMAGAGGLVALLLGIDSRAGQNVVIAVVGALMVLYVLVGGMKGTTWVQIIKACLLVVGAAVMTVWVLSRYGFNLSDLLGAAVSAPGSAGEAMLGPGAQYGATETSKLNFLSLALALVLGTAGLPHVLMRFYTVPSSKEARRSVVWAIWIIGVFYLFTLVIGYGAAALVGADRIKAAPGKANSAAPLLAYELGGTILLGIIAAVAFATILAVVAGLAITASASFAHDIYASVIKKGEVSPAAEVRVARTTIVVIGAVAIVGGIFANGQNVAFLVALAFAVAASANLPTILYSLFWSRFTTRGALWSMYGGLLSCLVLIAFSPVVSGKTDPATGASLSMITDTGVDFSWFPLENPGLVTIPLAFLLGWLGSVTGREHGNERRAAEMEVRSLTGAGAEKATEH; this comes from the coding sequence GTGAACCCCGGCACGACGGTCGGCGAACCGATCGTCAACATCTCGATCTTCCTGGTGTTCGTGGTCGTGACCCTCGTGGTCGTGCTGCGGGCCAGCCGCACCAACCGCACCGCGGCCGACTTCTACGCCGGCGGCCGTTCCTTCACCGGCCCGCAGAACGGCGTCGCGATCGCCGGGGACTACCTGTCCGCGGCGAGCTTCCTCGGCATCGCCGGGGCCATCGCCGTCTACGGCTACGACGGTTTCCTCTACTCCATCGGCTTCCTCGTCGCCTGGCTCGTCGCCCTGCTGCTGGTCGCCGAGCTCCTGCGCAACACCGGCCGGTTCACGATGGCCGACGTCCTGAGCTTCCGGCTCAAGGAACGCCCGGTCCGGACGGCGGCGGCGATCTCGACGCTGGCGGTGTCGTTCTTCTACCTGCTCGCGCAGATGGCCGGGGCGGGCGGTCTCGTCGCCCTGCTGCTGGGCATCGACTCCCGCGCCGGGCAGAACGTCGTCATCGCCGTCGTGGGGGCGCTCATGGTCCTCTACGTCCTGGTCGGCGGGATGAAGGGCACCACCTGGGTGCAGATCATCAAGGCGTGCCTGCTCGTCGTCGGGGCGGCCGTCATGACGGTGTGGGTGCTCTCGCGCTACGGGTTCAACCTCTCCGACCTGCTGGGCGCGGCGGTCAGCGCCCCGGGGTCGGCCGGCGAGGCGATGCTGGGGCCGGGGGCGCAGTACGGCGCCACCGAGACCTCCAAGCTGAACTTCCTCTCCCTGGCCCTGGCCCTGGTGCTGGGGACGGCGGGCCTGCCGCACGTCCTCATGCGCTTCTACACCGTGCCCAGCTCGAAGGAGGCCCGCCGCAGCGTGGTCTGGGCCATCTGGATCATCGGGGTGTTCTACCTGTTCACCCTGGTCATCGGGTACGGCGCCGCCGCCCTCGTCGGCGCCGACCGCATCAAGGCCGCGCCGGGGAAGGCGAACTCGGCGGCTCCGCTGCTGGCCTACGAGCTGGGCGGGACGATCCTGCTCGGGATCATCGCCGCCGTCGCGTTCGCGACGATCCTCGCCGTCGTGGCCGGCCTGGCCATCACCGCCAGCGCGTCCTTCGCCCACGACATCTACGCCAGCGTCATCAAGAAGGGCGAGGTGTCCCCCGCCGCCGAGGTCCGGGTGGCCCGGACGACGATCGTCGTCATCGGGGCCGTGGCCATCGTCGGCGGCATCTTCGCCAACGGGCAGAACGTCGCCTTCCTCGTGGCCCTGGCCTTCGCCGTCGCGGCCAGCGCGAACCTGCCGACGATCCTCTACTCGCTGTTCTGGTCCCGCTTCACCACGCGCGGGGCGCTGTGGAGCATGTACGGCGGGCTGCTGTCCTGCCTGGTGCTGATCGCGTTCTCCCCGGTGGTCTCCGGCAAGACCGATCCCGCCACCGGCGCGTCGCTGTCGATGATCACCGACACCGGGGTCGACTTCTCCTGGTTCCCCCTGGAGAACCCCGGCCTGGTGACGATCCCGCTGGCCTTCCTCCTGGGCTGGCTGGGGTCGGTGACCGGGCGCGAGCACGGCAACGAGCGGCGGGCGGCGGAGATGGAGGTGCGCAGCCTCACCGGCGCCGGCGCCGAGAAGGCGACGGAGCACTGA
- a CDS encoding glycosyltransferase, with translation MPTPQSLSLLEGEDVLWVKPGPTRDLKAALHNAVITSSLFRRGRISAVVSTGSSLAVSVLPQARLHGTPSYYIESATRTHGPSLSGRLLAKIPGVELYTQNASWASKKWKYAGSVFDGWEPQQLPERPKVSKVVVSLGTSRTYGFRRLVESIAPLLQDLGAEVLWQTGTTDTTGLPVLDPRPAVPAQELSAAMREADLVIAHAGTGVALEALNAGKLPVLIPRRAEFAEHVDDHQEQIAAMLKHRGLAVVREADQVNLADLELAAGSVVDLREDARPLAL, from the coding sequence GTGCCGACACCTCAGTCCCTGTCCCTGCTCGAGGGGGAGGACGTGCTGTGGGTCAAGCCCGGGCCGACGCGCGACCTGAAGGCGGCCCTGCACAACGCCGTCATCACGTCCTCGCTCTTCCGGCGCGGCCGCATCTCCGCCGTCGTGAGCACGGGGTCCAGCCTCGCGGTCTCCGTCCTCCCCCAGGCGCGCCTGCACGGGACGCCGTCGTACTACATCGAGAGCGCGACCCGCACCCACGGGCCGAGCCTCAGCGGCCGCCTGCTCGCGAAGATCCCCGGCGTGGAGCTGTACACCCAGAACGCCTCCTGGGCCTCGAAGAAGTGGAAGTACGCCGGGTCGGTCTTCGACGGCTGGGAACCGCAGCAGCTGCCGGAACGGCCCAAGGTCTCCAAGGTCGTCGTCTCCCTCGGCACCTCGCGCACCTACGGGTTCCGCCGCCTCGTGGAGAGCATCGCCCCCCTGCTGCAGGACCTCGGCGCGGAGGTGCTCTGGCAGACGGGGACCACCGACACCACGGGGCTGCCCGTCCTGGACCCCCGCCCCGCCGTCCCCGCCCAGGAGCTCTCCGCCGCCATGCGCGAGGCGGACCTCGTCATCGCCCACGCCGGGACCGGGGTGGCCCTGGAGGCCCTGAACGCGGGCAAGCTGCCCGTCCTCATCCCGCGCCGGGCGGAGTTCGCCGAGCACGTGGACGACCACCAGGAGCAGATCGCCGCCATGCTCAAGCACCGCGGCCTGGCCGTGGTGCGGGAGGCGGACCAGGTGAACCTGGCCGACCTGGAGCTGGCCGCCGGCAGCGTCGTGGACCTGCGCGAGGACGCGCGGCCGCTGGCCCTGTGA
- the rsmI gene encoding 16S rRNA (cytidine(1402)-2'-O)-methyltransferase — translation MSGDDGEGTGTGRLVLAGTPIGNAGDATRRLVDLLETADVVAAEDTRRLHRLAAALGVTPRGRLLSYHEHNETERTPELVDAVRGGATVALVTDAGMPSVSDPGYRLVRGCVDAGLAVTVVPGPSAVLTALAVSGLPCDRFAFEGFAPRKPGERARVFADLAQDPRTLVFFESPHRTGATLAAMAEAFGADRPAAVCRELTKTYEEVVRGTLGELVSWAAAEVRGEVCLVVAGSAGPRRAASAGELVGEVSELVRSGYRMKDAVRVIAGRHGVPGRELYDAVTLERRERSVRPTAGHGE, via the coding sequence GTGAGCGGGGACGACGGCGAGGGCACCGGGACGGGACGGCTGGTGCTGGCGGGCACCCCCATCGGCAACGCCGGGGACGCCACCCGGCGGCTGGTCGACCTCCTGGAGACCGCCGACGTCGTCGCGGCCGAGGACACCCGCCGGCTGCACCGGCTCGCCGCCGCGCTCGGGGTCACCCCGCGCGGGCGGCTGCTGAGCTACCACGAGCACAACGAGACCGAGCGGACCCCGGAGCTGGTGGACGCGGTGCGCGGGGGGGCGACGGTGGCCCTGGTGACCGACGCCGGGATGCCCTCGGTGTCCGACCCCGGCTACCGGCTGGTCCGCGGCTGCGTCGACGCCGGGCTGGCGGTGACGGTGGTCCCCGGCCCCTCGGCGGTGCTGACCGCGCTGGCCGTCTCGGGGCTGCCCTGCGACCGGTTCGCCTTCGAGGGCTTCGCCCCGCGCAAGCCGGGGGAGCGCGCCCGGGTGTTCGCCGACCTCGCCCAGGACCCGCGGACGCTGGTCTTCTTCGAGTCCCCCCACCGCACCGGCGCCACCCTGGCGGCGATGGCGGAGGCGTTCGGGGCGGACCGCCCGGCGGCGGTCTGCCGGGAACTCACCAAGACCTACGAGGAGGTCGTGCGCGGCACGCTGGGCGAACTCGTCTCCTGGGCCGCGGCCGAGGTCCGCGGGGAGGTGTGCCTCGTCGTCGCCGGTTCGGCGGGGCCGCGGCGGGCCGCGTCGGCGGGGGAACTCGTGGGCGAGGTCTCGGAACTGGTCCGGTCGGGGTACCGGATGAAGGACGCGGTGCGGGTGATCGCCGGCCGGCACGGGGTTCCGGGCCGGGAGTTGTACGACGCGGTCACGCTGGAGCGCCGGGAGCGGTCCGTCCGGCCCACGGCCGGGCACGGGGAGTAG